A stretch of Acidimicrobiales bacterium DNA encodes these proteins:
- a CDS encoding ribonuclease H translates to MAGSRVMDVYTDGACRGNPGPGGWGWIVPDGPWANGADPDTTNQRMELLAVLDALRSLEGAVEVVSDSTYVVNCFNDGWWKGWLKRGWKNSKKEPVANRDLWEPLIELYRSREDEITFRWVKGHAGNEWNDIADRLAVEASHTQVGRTGTGIPDDLGPPDEITAGSSTAAPAAADANGRYGATWRPSGRAVAVLGLQPPGLGGYDDNAIADDARRRLAEVLAAKRELDPGLVVLSGLRLGAETLGAEAAREAGVPYVAVLPYPDPDAKWPAESRRRFADLVEGADAVVQLERKVPDNAQRAGQALDRRNGWLRKVADEAVIVWDGRERRVGEVVRRFEQEMPDDVWVIAPPE, encoded by the coding sequence ATGGCAGGATCTCGGGTCATGGACGTCTACACCGACGGTGCGTGTCGCGGAAACCCCGGTCCCGGCGGCTGGGGATGGATCGTGCCGGATGGTCCGTGGGCGAACGGTGCGGATCCGGACACCACGAATCAGCGGATGGAGCTCCTGGCGGTGCTCGATGCCCTGCGCTCCCTCGAGGGCGCGGTCGAGGTCGTGTCGGACTCCACCTACGTCGTGAACTGCTTCAACGACGGATGGTGGAAGGGGTGGCTGAAGCGGGGCTGGAAGAATTCGAAGAAGGAGCCGGTCGCCAACCGCGATCTCTGGGAGCCGCTGATCGAGCTCTACCGGTCCCGCGAGGACGAGATCACCTTCCGCTGGGTCAAGGGCCACGCCGGCAACGAGTGGAACGACATCGCCGACCGGCTCGCCGTCGAGGCGTCCCACACCCAGGTCGGTCGAACGGGGACGGGAATCCCCGACGATCTCGGCCCGCCGGACGAGATCACCGCCGGATCGTCGACGGCCGCTCCCGCAGCCGCCGACGCGAACGGACGGTACGGGGCGACGTGGCGACCGTCCGGGCGGGCGGTCGCGGTGCTCGGTCTGCAGCCGCCCGGTCTCGGCGGTTACGACGACAACGCGATCGCGGACGATGCCCGCCGCCGGCTCGCCGAGGTGTTGGCCGCGAAGCGCGAACTCGATCCCGGGCTGGTGGTGCTGTCGGGCCTGCGCCTCGGGGCCGAGACCCTCGGGGCCGAAGCCGCACGCGAGGCGGGCGTGCCGTATGTCGCGGTGCTCCCGTATCCCGATCCCGACGCCAAATGGCCGGCGGAATCCCGGCGCCGCTTCGCCGACCTGGTCGAGGGGGCCGACGCGGTCGTGCAGCTCGAACGCAAGGTGCCCGACAACGCCCAGCGGGCCGGCCAGGCGCTCGACCGTCGCAACGGGTGGCTCCGCAAGGTCGCCGACGAGGCGGTCATCGTGTGGGACGGCCGGGAGCGACGGGTGGGGGAGGTTGTCCGCCGGTTCGAACAGGAGATGCCCGACGACGTCTGGGTCATCGCACCGCCGGAATGA
- a CDS encoding TIGR01777 family oxidoreductase, which yields MRVLVSGSTGLIGSALVAALPEAGHEPVRLVRRREPGDLPSRRWDPATGEIDDDALDGIDAVIHLAGEGVADRRWTDAQKQRILDSRVNGTTLLSSAITRATTPPAVFLSGSAIGAYGDRGDEVLTEVSERGDGFLADVVAAWEGAADVPEPPTRTVLFRTGIVLAPKGGALGPQLPLFKLGLGGRIGSGRQWWSWISIDDMVGALVWLLENEVHGPVNMTAPNPQTNADFTATLGRVLRRPTVIPVPKLALHAKLGKELTAEVLLASQRVKPTALLEGGYRFIHAELEPALRAILDRPA from the coding sequence ATGCGAGTTCTCGTCAGCGGCTCCACCGGACTCATCGGGTCGGCGCTCGTCGCCGCGCTCCCGGAGGCCGGTCACGAACCGGTACGCCTGGTCCGTCGTCGTGAACCCGGCGACCTGCCGTCGCGCCGGTGGGACCCGGCGACCGGCGAGATCGACGACGACGCCCTCGACGGCATCGACGCCGTGATCCATCTCGCCGGGGAGGGTGTCGCCGACCGTCGTTGGACGGACGCGCAGAAGCAACGCATCCTCGACAGCCGGGTGAACGGCACGACCCTGCTGTCGTCGGCGATCACCCGGGCGACGACGCCACCGGCCGTGTTCCTCAGCGGATCGGCCATCGGCGCCTACGGCGACCGCGGCGACGAGGTGCTCACCGAGGTCAGCGAGCGCGGCGACGGCTTCCTCGCCGACGTCGTCGCCGCCTGGGAGGGCGCCGCCGATGTTCCCGAGCCGCCGACCCGCACGGTGCTGTTCCGCACCGGGATCGTGCTCGCCCCGAAGGGCGGTGCGCTCGGCCCTCAGCTGCCCCTGTTCAAACTCGGACTCGGCGGACGCATCGGCTCGGGCCGGCAGTGGTGGAGCTGGATCTCCATCGACGACATGGTGGGCGCGCTGGTGTGGCTCCTCGAGAACGAGGTGCACGGCCCGGTCAACATGACCGCACCGAACCCGCAGACCAACGCCGACTTCACCGCCACCCTCGGACGCGTGCTGCGGCGACCGACGGTGATCCCGGTGCCGAAGCTGGCGCTCCACGCCAAACTCGGCAAGGAGCTGACGGCCGAGGTGCTGCTCGCGTCCCAACGGGTGAAGCCCACCGCACTGCTGGAGGGCGGCTACCGGTTCATCCACGCCGAGCTCGAGCCGGCGCTGCGGGCGATCCTCGACCGCCCCGCCTGA
- a CDS encoding LapA family protein: protein MSEETVSEESSESTGLATVVSAAVVAIALIAFIVQNRSDTEVSWLFIDGTWPLWVVIVIAAVAGAVLSEVVGWMLRRRRRNKG from the coding sequence ATGAGCGAGGAAACCGTATCCGAGGAGTCCAGCGAGTCGACGGGCCTGGCGACGGTGGTGTCGGCGGCCGTGGTGGCCATCGCCCTCATCGCCTTCATCGTGCAGAACCGCTCGGACACCGAAGTCTCCTGGCTCTTCATCGACGGCACATGGCCTTTGTGGGTCGTGATCGTCATCGCCGCGGTCGCCGGCGCGGTGCTCAGTGAAGTCGTCGGCTGGATGTTGCGCCGACGGCGCCGGAACAAGGGCTAG
- a CDS encoding DUF4012 domain-containing protein → MLATLGGASPTGLLLIDVVYTAGAGAALAFAGGRSRRLAWLLSSTIALWVTPSTLGRIVSILAIVAVIHAVATERRRVVGALVGAALALVLGDLGAGPFHGATMLYAAVAAAPILISGARRMPAAWRRPVVLAVSTATAAAGLATLVFGLAALLSISDVGDGVDAANRGFDDASDGNQTDAGQSFDAATAAFERARGKVSGFWTLPARLVPVVAQQVRAIQVTAAEGVALSEAATDTALSVDPDDVRFVDGRLDLELLDDLQPVLDRAERALDRAHDRITETRSPWLVAPLADRMDRLLTELDDARPSAEAASLTVTHLPEMLGADGPVHWLVALTTPAEARGLGGLLGNWVLVRADAGAVEIVRHGRNEDVNAELRAAGVALSGPEQYVERWGSFRPNEFFQDVTLSPDLPMVATVTADLFAAAMDETVDGVIVLDPYALQAVLELGGPVQTGDRRLTADTLIPFLLTEQYVAFAGDEAGRALALGELVEGAFESLTRGALPGPRAVTREFGPIVEQDRLGVWWRDGGGPTELIDVVGLDGAWPDTVGADFVGLVHQNAGQNKLDTHLERELAYDVVITDGVAEATITATLHNRLTDLSLPDAIVASNDQAFARGTNVVRLGIHTGLTSRSLSVDGVEVGFNRQPAFGGEVATVIVEVPAGETRVVELQVAGTVTADADGYRLVIPHQPLVNQDLVSVSATVDGRVLDLGTPLTQDRDLLLTATTD, encoded by the coding sequence GTGCTTGCGACCCTCGGCGGAGCCTCCCCGACCGGCCTTCTCCTGATCGATGTCGTGTACACGGCGGGCGCCGGTGCGGCGCTCGCCTTCGCCGGCGGTCGTTCGCGCCGACTGGCCTGGCTCCTCTCCTCCACCATCGCCCTGTGGGTCACCCCGTCGACCCTCGGCCGCATCGTCTCGATCCTCGCGATCGTGGCCGTGATCCACGCGGTGGCGACCGAACGGCGACGGGTGGTCGGCGCGTTGGTCGGCGCGGCGCTGGCGCTCGTGCTCGGCGATCTCGGCGCCGGACCGTTCCACGGCGCGACCATGCTCTACGCCGCGGTCGCCGCCGCCCCGATCCTGATCAGCGGCGCCCGGCGCATGCCGGCGGCCTGGCGGCGGCCGGTGGTCCTGGCGGTGAGCACCGCGACCGCCGCCGCCGGGCTGGCGACGCTGGTGTTCGGCCTCGCCGCGCTGCTCTCGATCAGCGACGTGGGCGACGGCGTCGACGCCGCCAACCGCGGCTTCGACGATGCGTCCGACGGCAACCAGACGGACGCCGGGCAGTCGTTCGACGCCGCTACCGCGGCATTCGAGCGGGCCCGGGGCAAGGTCAGCGGCTTCTGGACCCTCCCGGCCCGGCTCGTGCCCGTCGTCGCCCAGCAGGTGCGCGCCATCCAGGTGACCGCCGCAGAAGGCGTCGCGCTCTCCGAGGCGGCAACGGACACCGCCCTGTCGGTCGACCCCGATGATGTCCGCTTCGTGGACGGCCGCCTCGACCTGGAGCTGCTCGACGACCTCCAGCCGGTGCTCGACCGGGCCGAACGGGCGCTCGACCGGGCCCACGATCGGATCACGGAGACCAGGAGCCCCTGGTTGGTCGCACCGCTTGCCGATCGGATGGATCGGCTCCTCACGGAACTCGACGACGCCCGCCCGTCCGCCGAAGCCGCGTCGCTCACGGTGACCCATCTCCCCGAGATGCTGGGTGCGGACGGTCCGGTGCACTGGCTCGTCGCCCTCACCACCCCGGCCGAGGCGCGCGGTCTCGGCGGCCTCCTCGGCAACTGGGTGCTCGTGCGGGCCGACGCCGGCGCCGTCGAGATCGTCCGCCACGGCCGCAACGAGGACGTGAACGCCGAGCTGCGCGCCGCGGGCGTCGCGCTGAGCGGACCGGAGCAGTACGTCGAGCGCTGGGGAAGCTTCCGACCGAACGAGTTCTTCCAGGACGTGACCCTCTCGCCCGATCTCCCGATGGTCGCCACGGTGACCGCTGACCTGTTCGCGGCGGCGATGGACGAGACGGTCGACGGTGTGATCGTGCTCGACCCCTACGCCCTGCAGGCGGTGCTCGAACTCGGTGGTCCGGTCCAGACCGGCGACCGCCGACTCACCGCCGACACGCTGATCCCGTTCCTGCTCACCGAGCAGTACGTGGCGTTCGCGGGCGACGAGGCGGGCCGCGCGCTCGCGCTCGGCGAGCTCGTCGAGGGCGCCTTCGAGTCGTTGACCCGCGGCGCACTCCCCGGCCCGCGCGCCGTCACCCGCGAGTTCGGGCCGATCGTCGAACAGGACCGGCTCGGCGTGTGGTGGCGCGACGGTGGCGGTCCCACCGAGCTGATCGACGTCGTCGGGCTCGACGGCGCCTGGCCGGACACCGTGGGCGCGGATTTCGTGGGGCTCGTCCACCAGAACGCCGGGCAGAACAAGCTCGACACCCATCTCGAGCGAGAGCTCGCGTACGACGTGGTGATCACCGATGGCGTGGCCGAGGCGACCATCACCGCGACACTCCACAACCGGTTGACGGATCTGAGCCTGCCGGATGCAATCGTGGCGAGCAACGACCAGGCCTTCGCACGAGGAACGAATGTCGTGCGTCTCGGCATCCACACCGGCCTGACGAGCCGATCGCTGTCGGTGGACGGCGTCGAGGTCGGGTTCAACCGGCAACCGGCCTTCGGCGGCGAAGTCGCCACCGTGATCGTCGAGGTACCCGCCGGCGAGACGCGGGTCGTCGAGCTGCAGGTCGCCGGCACGGTGACAGCCGATGCGGACGGCTACCGCCTGGTCATCCCCCACCAGCCGCTCGTGAACCAGGACCTCGTCTCGGTCAGCGCGACCGTCGACGGACGGGTCCTGGACCTGGGAACGCCGCTGACGCAGGACCGCGACCTGCTGCTGACGGCGACCACCGACTGA
- a CDS encoding nucleoside-diphosphate sugar epimerase/dehydratase, translating to MSINMRGGDRELRLRGPGMVLMAVDALAWGGGVFAAMALRFDFAFEAWSHANLGVAIALAVVFQMLGGVIFGLYRGRWRRGSLDEGLALAQTMMVASAGLFVLNNVLLDSRLVPTSVVLAAAPAAFCGAGAARFVERLVQFHRTRASRGDGVPVLIFGAGDGGSRVVTSMHSDAACRYRPVGLVDDDPAKRNLRVSGVPVLGNRDRLATIAAASKAEMLIVAAPSIPSDSLRDLSTRALAADLDMRIVPHVSELIDGKVGADDVRPLTEADLLGRHQIDTDIAAIADYITGRRVLVTGAGGSIGSELCRQLHRFGPDSLIMVDRDESALHAVQMAIEGRALLDSECLVVADIRDGERMKEVFARHQPDVVFHTAALKHLPLLELHPAEAVKTNIQGTLNVLEAAALSRVSRFVNISTDKAADPTSVLGYTKRIAEQLTSWYAAREDGVYLSVRFGNVLGSRGSVLGAFERQVLNGGPITVTHPDVTRYFMTVTEAVQLVVQAGAVGLDGEALVLDMGEPVKIVDVARRLAAQADRPIDIVFTGLRPGEKLHEVLLGQAEADDRHAHPLISHCRVPAQSPLGLSPLDVDDADELRDAMISLCRPGVTAESVTL from the coding sequence ATGTCCATCAACATGCGGGGTGGGGACCGTGAGCTTCGGCTCCGGGGACCCGGCATGGTGCTCATGGCGGTGGATGCACTTGCGTGGGGTGGTGGCGTCTTCGCGGCCATGGCCCTGCGATTCGACTTCGCGTTCGAGGCGTGGTCGCACGCGAACCTCGGCGTCGCGATCGCCCTCGCGGTCGTCTTCCAGATGCTCGGCGGCGTGATCTTCGGTCTGTATCGCGGCCGGTGGCGACGGGGCAGCCTCGACGAGGGCCTGGCCCTGGCCCAGACGATGATGGTCGCGTCGGCCGGACTCTTCGTGCTCAACAATGTCCTGCTCGACAGCCGGCTGGTGCCGACGAGCGTCGTGCTCGCCGCCGCGCCGGCGGCGTTCTGTGGTGCCGGTGCGGCTCGCTTCGTCGAGCGGCTCGTGCAGTTCCACCGCACCCGAGCCAGCCGTGGTGACGGGGTGCCGGTCCTGATCTTCGGCGCCGGTGACGGCGGCTCACGCGTCGTCACCTCGATGCACTCCGACGCCGCATGCCGTTACCGCCCGGTCGGGCTGGTCGACGACGACCCCGCCAAACGCAACCTGCGGGTGAGCGGCGTGCCGGTGCTGGGCAACCGGGACCGGTTGGCGACCATCGCCGCGGCGTCGAAGGCCGAGATGCTGATCGTCGCCGCCCCGTCCATCCCCTCCGACAGCCTGCGGGACCTGTCGACGCGGGCGCTCGCCGCCGACCTCGACATGCGAATCGTGCCCCACGTCTCGGAGCTCATTGACGGGAAGGTCGGCGCCGACGACGTGCGTCCGCTGACCGAGGCCGACCTCCTGGGTCGACACCAGATCGACACCGACATCGCGGCGATCGCCGACTACATCACCGGCCGACGCGTCCTCGTGACCGGTGCCGGCGGGTCGATCGGGTCGGAGCTGTGTCGTCAGCTCCACCGCTTCGGTCCCGACTCGCTGATCATGGTCGACCGCGACGAGTCCGCCCTGCACGCGGTGCAGATGGCGATCGAGGGCCGCGCCCTGCTCGATTCCGAGTGCCTGGTCGTGGCGGACATCCGCGACGGCGAGCGGATGAAGGAGGTGTTCGCCCGGCACCAGCCTGACGTCGTGTTCCACACGGCGGCGCTGAAGCACCTTCCCCTGCTCGAGCTGCACCCCGCCGAGGCGGTCAAGACGAACATCCAGGGCACGCTCAACGTGCTGGAAGCAGCCGCGCTGAGCCGGGTCAGCCGGTTCGTGAACATCTCGACGGACAAGGCCGCCGACCCGACGAGCGTGCTCGGGTACACGAAGCGCATCGCCGAACAGCTCACGTCCTGGTACGCGGCCCGTGAGGACGGTGTCTACCTGTCGGTCCGCTTCGGCAACGTGCTCGGGTCGCGCGGCTCGGTGCTCGGTGCGTTCGAACGACAGGTGCTCAACGGCGGTCCGATCACGGTGACCCACCCCGACGTGACGCGCTACTTCATGACGGTCACGGAGGCGGTCCAGCTCGTCGTGCAGGCCGGCGCCGTCGGACTCGACGGCGAGGCGCTCGTGCTCGACATGGGGGAGCCGGTGAAGATCGTGGATGTCGCCCGGCGGTTGGCCGCCCAGGCGGACCGACCGATCGACATCGTGTTCACGGGCCTCCGTCCCGGCGAGAAGCTCCACGAGGTGCTCCTCGGTCAGGCGGAGGCCGACGACCGGCATGCGCACCCGCTCATCTCGCACTGCCGGGTCCCCGCCCAGTCGCCCCTCGGCCTCAGCCCCCTCGACGTGGACGATGCCGACGAGCTGCGCGACGCCATGATCAGTCTCTGCCGGCCCGGCGTGACGGCCGAGTCCGTCACGCTCTGA
- a CDS encoding acetyltransferase: MSDRLVIVGAGGHGREALAIAREINRLTDNWHEILFVDDGETDADLLDRVDAEVIGGLAELRVNGDDHVLAIGDPGVRRRLDAEIDGDAPAIPLVSLDAWIGDDVHLDDGVMIHPGVTCTTNVRIGRHSHLNCGAVVSHDCRIGDYVSVSPGVLLNGAVTVEDDAFLGTGAIVLPGRRIGQGAVVGAGAVVVDDVAAGATVVGVPAR; encoded by the coding sequence ATGAGCGACCGACTCGTGATCGTCGGCGCCGGTGGCCACGGGCGCGAGGCCCTCGCCATCGCGCGCGAGATCAACCGGCTCACCGACAACTGGCACGAGATCCTCTTCGTCGACGACGGCGAGACCGATGCCGACCTTCTCGACCGAGTCGACGCCGAGGTGATCGGCGGTCTCGCCGAACTGCGGGTGAACGGTGACGACCATGTCCTCGCGATCGGCGATCCGGGCGTCCGTCGCCGTCTCGATGCCGAGATCGACGGCGATGCTCCGGCGATCCCGCTGGTGTCGCTCGACGCGTGGATCGGCGACGACGTCCATCTCGACGACGGCGTCATGATCCATCCGGGGGTGACCTGCACGACGAACGTCCGCATCGGCCGCCACTCGCACCTCAACTGTGGGGCCGTCGTGAGCCACGACTGCCGCATCGGCGACTACGTGAGTGTGTCGCCGGGCGTTCTCCTCAACGGGGCGGTCACCGTCGAAGACGATGCGTTCCTCGGCACCGGCGCGATCGTGCTGCCGGGGCGGCGGATCGGTCAGGGCGCCGTGGTCGGCGCCGGGGCGGTGGTCGTGGACGACGTCGCGGCCGGCGCGACGGTCGTCGGCGTGCCCGCCCGCTGA
- a CDS encoding sugar transferase, producing the protein MTPAGPYRGKRLLDLAILAVVAVPAALIGLVCAGAVRLSSRGPVLFLQERVGMDGTPFVVWKFRTMLDGENPIIPTDDRITAVGRILRRTSLDELPQLVNVARGEMSVVGPRPTLAYQVERWSDRQKGRLAVRPGLTGLAQVNGRNDLSWAERIEFDLEYVRTQSLRRDLAIIARTVAVLIGGEGTGATAADDPLAEVAA; encoded by the coding sequence ATGACGCCCGCCGGTCCCTATCGCGGCAAGCGGCTCCTCGATCTCGCGATCCTGGCGGTCGTCGCCGTGCCGGCCGCCCTGATCGGTCTCGTCTGTGCCGGGGCAGTCCGACTGTCCTCCCGCGGGCCCGTGCTGTTCCTCCAGGAACGCGTCGGGATGGACGGCACCCCGTTCGTCGTCTGGAAGTTCCGGACGATGCTCGATGGCGAGAACCCCATCATCCCGACCGATGACCGCATCACCGCGGTCGGACGCATCCTGCGCCGCACGTCGCTCGACGAGCTCCCCCAGCTCGTGAACGTGGCCCGCGGGGAGATGAGCGTGGTCGGCCCCCGACCGACGCTCGCCTACCAGGTCGAGCGCTGGAGCGACCGCCAGAAGGGGCGACTCGCGGTGCGTCCCGGCCTGACGGGCCTCGCCCAGGTGAACGGACGCAACGACCTGAGTTGGGCCGAACGGATCGAGTTCGACCTCGAGTACGTGCGGACCCAGTCGCTGCGGCGGGACCTCGCGATCATCGCCCGCACCGTCGCGGTCCTGATCGGCGGCGAAGGCACCGGGGCGACGGCTGCCGACGATCCCCTCGCGGAGGTCGCGGCATGA
- a CDS encoding NAD-dependent epimerase/dehydratase family protein, whose amino-acid sequence MHVLVTGGAGFIGANLCRSLELAGHTVTALDDLSTGFSANLDGTDTELVVGTILDPDVLDTVVGPADAVVHLAARPSVPRSITDPVASHLVNATGTVNVLEAARRDRLRHVMCAGSSSVYGANPELPKHEGLACRPVSPYAASKLATESYTIAYAHSYGLPTLAFRFFNVFGPLQAAGHAYAAVIPAFVDAALRGAPLPVNGDGTQSRDFTYIDTLTSVIVDAVNRRVTSDIPVNLAYGTRTDLLTVIDMIRDLIDGDLRVEHGPVRAGDVPHSQADHTRVNALFPDIEPVPLEIGLKATVDWMRTVV is encoded by the coding sequence ATGCACGTCCTGGTCACCGGCGGCGCCGGCTTCATCGGCGCCAACCTCTGCCGCTCGCTCGAACTCGCCGGGCACACGGTCACCGCGCTCGACGATCTGTCCACGGGTTTCTCCGCCAACCTCGACGGCACCGACACGGAGCTGGTCGTCGGCACGATCCTCGATCCCGACGTGCTCGACACGGTGGTCGGACCGGCCGACGCCGTCGTCCATCTCGCCGCCCGACCGTCGGTGCCCCGTTCGATCACGGACCCCGTCGCCAGTCACCTGGTCAACGCCACCGGCACGGTCAACGTGTTGGAGGCCGCCCGCCGGGATCGCCTGCGCCATGTCATGTGCGCGGGATCGTCGTCGGTGTACGGCGCCAATCCGGAGCTCCCGAAGCACGAGGGCCTCGCCTGCCGCCCGGTGAGTCCCTATGCGGCGAGCAAGCTCGCGACCGAGTCGTACACGATCGCCTACGCCCACTCCTACGGACTCCCCACGCTCGCGTTCCGCTTCTTCAACGTGTTCGGTCCGCTCCAGGCCGCCGGTCACGCCTACGCGGCAGTGATCCCCGCCTTCGTGGACGCCGCCCTGCGGGGCGCGCCGCTGCCGGTCAACGGCGACGGCACCCAGAGCCGCGACTTCACCTACATCGACACGCTCACCTCGGTGATCGTGGACGCGGTGAACCGCCGGGTCACGAGCGACATCCCCGTGAACCTCGCCTACGGAACCCGCACGGACCTGCTGACGGTCATCGACATGATCCGCGACCTGATCGACGGTGATCTCCGCGTCGAGCACGGCCCCGTTCGGGCCGGCGACGTGCCCCACTCCCAGGCCGACCACACCCGGGTGAACGCCCTGTTCCCCGACATCGAACCGGTGCCGCTCGAGATCGGGCTCAAGGCCACGGTCGACTGGATGCGAACGGTCGTCTGA
- a CDS encoding glycosyltransferase, translating to MRNGPNDSSRQCDGRWMRVTTTSFPAPDIDGRAAPARRLLFVSSVTTGGSGRSQRELAMAVREQGRTVQFLVEDPNATGVRRRALSELADASVRFEGSRLGAHVQSLRRRIGSGTAALHVDGVEHHAAPAPEHAFEPLVRSWRPDVVVVSSISRVSWRAIRSVCRRRGLPTALYLREATAIGHLHAGLQPDLLLANSGSLVEDAERLGHVASLVPSLVEVAPMAQPPSGEVVLLVNPLPSHGLDVVGPLAAARPDIPFVLQESWTLDRPARAAVDRLVRDHPNVTLRAFEPRPGRLFRDARILLAPHRIDNRPRTALEAQANGVPVVASGLPGLVEAVGDGGTLVDPDAGPDAWVRAISRLWDDERQWMAAGDRARMHAGRADVRPARVAERFCELVDDLVRADAVDQKSSMSPSENRN from the coding sequence ATGAGGAATGGGCCGAACGACTCATCGCGCCAGTGCGACGGCCGATGGATGCGGGTGACGACCACCTCGTTCCCGGCGCCGGACATCGACGGCCGCGCCGCGCCCGCCCGGCGGCTGCTCTTCGTCTCGTCGGTGACCACCGGAGGCTCGGGACGCAGTCAGCGTGAACTGGCGATGGCGGTGCGCGAGCAGGGACGCACGGTGCAGTTCCTCGTGGAGGATCCGAACGCCACCGGGGTGCGGCGTCGGGCGCTCTCGGAGCTGGCGGACGCGTCGGTGCGCTTCGAGGGCTCGCGGCTCGGTGCCCACGTGCAGTCGCTGCGCCGTCGGATCGGGTCGGGAACCGCCGCCCTCCACGTCGACGGGGTGGAGCATCACGCCGCCCCGGCGCCCGAGCACGCGTTCGAGCCGCTGGTGCGGAGCTGGCGGCCCGACGTGGTCGTGGTGTCGAGTATCAGTCGCGTCTCCTGGCGGGCGATCCGCAGTGTGTGCCGGCGGCGTGGCCTGCCGACCGCCCTGTACCTGCGTGAGGCGACTGCGATCGGCCATCTGCACGCCGGGCTCCAACCGGACCTCCTGCTCGCGAACTCGGGATCACTGGTCGAGGATGCGGAGCGTCTCGGGCATGTGGCCTCGCTCGTACCTTCCCTCGTCGAGGTCGCGCCGATGGCGCAGCCGCCGTCCGGGGAGGTCGTACTGCTCGTCAACCCGCTCCCGTCGCACGGGCTCGACGTCGTCGGTCCGTTGGCCGCGGCGCGACCCGACATCCCGTTCGTCCTCCAGGAGTCGTGGACGCTCGACCGTCCCGCCCGTGCCGCCGTGGACCGCCTCGTGCGCGATCACCCGAACGTGACCCTCCGGGCCTTCGAGCCCCGACCGGGGCGCCTTTTCCGCGATGCCCGGATCCTGCTCGCACCGCACCGCATCGACAACCGACCCCGCACCGCGCTCGAAGCGCAGGCGAACGGCGTGCCGGTGGTGGCCAGCGGACTCCCGGGTCTCGTCGAGGCGGTCGGCGACGGAGGCACGCTCGTCGATCCCGATGCGGGGCCGGATGCCTGGGTCCGCGCGATCAGCCGTCTGTGGGACGACGAACGGCAATGGATGGCGGCCGGCGACCGCGCCCGCATGCACGCCGGACGAGCCGACGTGCGGCCGGCC